From a single Alloactinosynnema sp. L-07 genomic region:
- a CDS encoding Ig-like domain-containing protein yields MDQPPPPGRKTLLRRAAIIVAGVVVIGGAVAVLRSPEQAADLPKPVAPPQTTVKEFAGDAVVIPSPGNPPAQPEGLSVDSGPQRLLVAWGPQRTGKPEPERAAGYEIRWGRDGTLTNVRLLSQPVAQLDALDNDVAYQIEVRTIDSFGKRSMPALTVGTPRAPENEPPWVFVDRFASRVVPEPSRWRLAGTSDCGRATRGEGQDGKRMVVSGQCGADPLVLRSRAPFRLRDAPVAGELGRLVLETDHPGQAGELTIDLVPGPADLIGSVNVPGPSGPPGLAQDDPGLPPGAVRIRIAGATVPTAQVLVAAGTPRLGGAVALTPMAPAEIGISTRWEVVFRADGIRVVRDGKVVGGGDVVPAWREATALLGFVGGPGGLRAAVDLVGFLGAETAPPVLVAPPVLDTGRVMESGPQLSTPSGGARVGGTVGAQLRVTLVPGNATPMEHLYTVEVGGREFPTRPAVAGQPLIRGVRYPIVADVPAEALILRADGDTLPVRVRGPFRRGEGAARIVSASIELLAPPGAVSAAAGSGTDVPLARTRLALARPSARFLDAAGQPIAADTAVPRGRLVLEVTADGPGGQRLGGELAGLAGVEVRLDGTKIAGIPTVADGPGVAGVWRLALNTTGLSAGAHTIEVKAIGVDARAAFAVAYAPFTI; encoded by the coding sequence GTGGATCAACCCCCGCCGCCCGGCCGCAAGACGCTGCTTCGGCGTGCCGCGATCATCGTGGCCGGGGTGGTCGTCATCGGCGGGGCCGTCGCGGTGCTGCGGTCCCCCGAACAAGCTGCTGACCTGCCAAAACCCGTCGCCCCGCCACAGACCACAGTCAAAGAGTTCGCAGGCGACGCCGTCGTTATCCCGTCCCCCGGCAATCCCCCTGCCCAGCCGGAGGGGCTGAGCGTCGACTCGGGGCCGCAGCGGCTGCTGGTGGCGTGGGGGCCGCAGCGGACGGGCAAGCCGGAGCCCGAGCGCGCGGCGGGGTACGAGATCCGCTGGGGTCGCGACGGCACGCTCACCAACGTCCGGCTGCTCTCCCAGCCCGTCGCCCAACTCGACGCGTTGGACAACGATGTGGCGTATCAGATCGAGGTGCGGACGATCGACTCGTTCGGCAAGCGCTCGATGCCCGCGTTGACCGTGGGCACGCCGCGGGCGCCGGAGAACGAGCCGCCGTGGGTGTTTGTCGACCGGTTCGCCTCGCGGGTGGTGCCGGAGCCGTCGCGGTGGCGGCTGGCCGGGACCTCCGACTGCGGTCGGGCCACCCGCGGCGAGGGTCAGGACGGCAAGCGGATGGTGGTGAGCGGGCAGTGCGGCGCGGATCCGCTGGTGCTGCGGTCGCGGGCGCCGTTCCGGCTGCGCGACGCCCCCGTGGCAGGCGAGTTGGGGCGGCTGGTCCTGGAGACCGACCACCCTGGACAGGCCGGAGAGCTGACCATCGACCTCGTCCCCGGCCCGGCCGACCTGATCGGCTCGGTCAACGTGCCCGGCCCGTCCGGTCCGCCCGGCCTCGCGCAGGACGACCCCGGGCTCCCACCCGGCGCGGTCCGGATCCGGATAGCGGGGGCGACGGTGCCGACCGCGCAGGTGCTCGTCGCGGCAGGCACCCCGCGGTTGGGCGGTGCGGTGGCACTGACGCCGATGGCGCCCGCGGAGATCGGGATCTCGACGCGCTGGGAGGTCGTGTTCCGGGCCGACGGGATCCGGGTGGTCCGCGACGGCAAGGTGGTCGGCGGCGGCGACGTGGTGCCCGCGTGGCGGGAGGCGACGGCGCTGCTCGGGTTCGTCGGCGGACCCGGCGGGCTGCGCGCCGCGGTGGACCTGGTCGGCTTCCTGGGCGCGGAGACCGCGCCGCCGGTGCTCGTGGCCCCGCCCGTGCTCGACACCGGCCGGGTGATGGAGTCCGGCCCGCAGCTGTCCACCCCGTCCGGCGGTGCCCGGGTCGGCGGCACGGTCGGCGCGCAGTTGCGGGTGACGCTGGTGCCCGGCAACGCCACCCCGATGGAGCACCTTTACACCGTCGAGGTCGGCGGCCGCGAGTTCCCCACCCGACCCGCCGTCGCGGGTCAGCCGCTGATCCGCGGCGTGCGCTATCCGATCGTGGCCGACGTGCCCGCCGAGGCCCTGATCCTGCGCGCCGACGGTGACACGCTGCCCGTGCGGGTGCGCGGGCCGTTCCGCCGGGGTGAGGGCGCCGCGCGGATCGTCAGCGCGTCGATCGAGCTGCTGGCCCCGCCGGGGGCGGTGTCGGCGGCGGCCGGGTCCGGCACGGACGTGCCGCTGGCGCGCACCCGGCTGGCGCTGGCCCGGCCGTCGGCCCGGTTCCTCGACGCGGCGGGCCAGCCCATCGCGGCCGACACGGCGGTGCCACGCGGGCGGCTGGTGCTGGAGGTGACCGCGGACGGCCCCGGCGGCCAACGGCTCGGCGGCGAACTGGCCGGGTTGGCCGGGGTCGAGGTGCGGCTGGACGGGACGAAGATCGCGGGCATCCCGACCGTCGCCGACGGCCCTGGCGTGGCGGGGGTCTGGCGGCTGGCGCTCAACACCACGGGACTGTCGGCGGGCGCGCACACGATCGAGGTCAAAGCGATCGGCGTCGACGCGCGGGCGGCCTTCGCCGTGGCCTACGCGCCGTTCACCATCTAG
- a CDS encoding prephenate dehydrogenase has translation MRSVCVIGLGLIGGSVLRAAVGAGRPAWGATASETDAEAAAASGFDIGSVEDALRRAGREDALVVLAVPLTAVDQVLRRVAEFAPECLLTDVAGVKAPVAEAVARYAPATRYAGGHPMAGTSDSGWSAGSAELFQGAAWVVTTDDDTDFTAWRAAADLAMDCGAHVVPVSAGEHDAAVARISHLPHVLAAVLAACGVDGGPLALALAAGSFGDGTRVMGTRPDLVLAMCEGNRAALLAAVDEALGRLGAARGALASTGALRATVQAGHDGRLTLDAHRAAKSARVLVDLEGGNVLEELSVIGADGGRVVGFDGTMAVAEVPISA, from the coding sequence ATGCGATCGGTGTGCGTGATCGGCCTGGGACTCATCGGCGGCTCGGTACTGCGCGCGGCGGTCGGCGCGGGCCGCCCGGCGTGGGGCGCGACGGCGTCGGAGACCGACGCGGAGGCCGCCGCCGCGTCCGGCTTCGACATCGGGTCAGTGGAGGACGCGCTTCGACGGGCTGGCCGCGAGGACGCGCTGGTGGTCCTCGCGGTGCCGCTGACCGCCGTCGACCAGGTGCTGCGGCGGGTCGCCGAGTTCGCGCCGGAGTGTCTGCTGACCGACGTGGCAGGCGTCAAGGCTCCGGTGGCGGAGGCAGTCGCCCGGTACGCGCCCGCGACCCGGTACGCGGGCGGGCACCCGATGGCGGGCACGTCCGACTCGGGCTGGTCGGCGGGCTCGGCCGAGCTGTTCCAGGGCGCGGCCTGGGTCGTCACCACCGACGACGACACCGACTTCACCGCTTGGCGCGCGGCCGCCGACCTGGCCATGGACTGCGGCGCGCACGTGGTCCCGGTCTCCGCGGGCGAGCACGACGCGGCGGTAGCGCGGATCTCGCACCTGCCACACGTGCTCGCCGCGGTGCTGGCCGCCTGCGGAGTCGACGGTGGCCCGTTGGCGCTGGCCCTGGCGGCGGGCTCCTTCGGCGACGGGACCCGGGTGATGGGCACGCGGCCCGACCTGGTGTTGGCCATGTGCGAGGGAAATCGCGCCGCTCTGCTTGCGGCCGTCGACGAAGCCCTCGGCCGCCTCGGCGCCGCCCGCGGCGCCCTTGCCTCAACCGGCGCGCTGCGTGCGACGGTGCAGGCGGGGCACGACGGTCGGCTGACGCTGGACGCCCACCGGGCGGCTAAGTCGGCGCGGGTACTGGTGGATCTTGAAGGCGGGAACGTGCTGGAGGAACTGTCGGTGATCGGCGCGGACGGCGGCCGGGTGGTCGGGTTCGATGGCACGATGGCCGTGGCCGAGGTCCCGATCTCGGCCTGA
- a CDS encoding M20 family metallopeptidase has product MKTQPDPRFSGLFEAARALQPKTVALRRQLHKHPEQGLTLPRTQAAVLHALDGLDLKIQTGTAVGSVVAVLSGARPGPAVLLRGDMDALPLTEETGLEFASVEDGTMHACGHDTHVAMLASAARLLHDRRDALSGQVVFMFQPGEEGHHGARFMLDEGVLDAADNPVEKALALHITSKEKSGVIRCRPGPIMASADSFRVVVTGRGGHASTPADALDPVPAAAAMVGALQTAVTRRVSVFEPAVVTVARITAGTTSNIIPETALLEGTLRTLSEQTRKTMVEEIARVCVNVGAAHGCEVEVDIKPGYPVTVNDAVVAEWLVKLVGKVGGQANIMPNPLMGAEDFSYVLQRVPGAMAFLGACPPGMEPADAPPNHSNRVVFDEAAMAHGVTTYAAFALAVLGS; this is encoded by the coding sequence ATGAAGACGCAGCCCGACCCGAGGTTCAGCGGCCTGTTCGAAGCCGCAAGGGCGCTCCAGCCCAAGACCGTCGCCCTCCGCCGACAGCTGCACAAACACCCAGAACAGGGGCTCACGCTGCCCCGCACCCAGGCCGCGGTGCTGCACGCGCTCGACGGCCTCGACCTCAAGATCCAGACCGGCACCGCCGTCGGCTCGGTCGTCGCCGTGCTCAGCGGCGCGCGCCCCGGTCCGGCCGTGCTGCTGCGCGGCGACATGGACGCGCTGCCGCTGACCGAGGAGACCGGGCTGGAGTTCGCCTCGGTCGAGGACGGCACCATGCACGCCTGCGGCCACGACACCCACGTCGCGATGCTCGCCTCGGCCGCGCGCCTGCTCCACGACCGGCGCGACGCGCTCTCCGGGCAGGTCGTGTTCATGTTCCAGCCGGGCGAGGAAGGCCACCACGGCGCCCGGTTCATGCTCGACGAAGGCGTGCTCGACGCCGCGGACAATCCGGTGGAGAAGGCGCTGGCGCTGCACATCACGTCCAAGGAGAAGTCCGGGGTGATCCGGTGCAGGCCGGGTCCGATCATGGCGAGCGCGGACTCGTTCCGGGTCGTGGTAACCGGTCGGGGCGGCCACGCGTCCACCCCGGCCGACGCGCTCGACCCGGTGCCCGCGGCGGCGGCGATGGTGGGCGCGCTGCAGACCGCGGTGACCCGACGGGTCAGCGTTTTCGAGCCCGCGGTCGTCACCGTCGCCCGGATCACGGCCGGGACCACGTCCAACATCATCCCGGAGACGGCGCTGCTGGAGGGCACGCTGCGCACGCTGTCCGAGCAGACCCGCAAGACGATGGTCGAGGAGATCGCGAGGGTCTGCGTGAATGTCGGCGCGGCGCACGGGTGCGAGGTCGAAGTCGACATCAAGCCGGGCTACCCGGTGACGGTCAACGACGCGGTCGTCGCGGAGTGGCTGGTGAAGCTGGTGGGCAAGGTCGGCGGGCAGGCCAACATCATGCCCAACCCGCTGATGGGCGCGGAGGACTTCTCCTATGTCCTGCAGCGCGTGCCGGGGGCGATGGCCTTCCTCGGCGCCTGCCCGCCGGGGATGGAACCGGCCGACGCCCCGCCCAACCACTCCAACCGGGTGGTGTTCGACGAGGCCGCGATGGCGCACGGGGTCACCACGTACGCCGCGTTCGCGCTGGCGGTGCTGGGGTCTTAG
- a CDS encoding tRNA adenosine deaminase-associated protein, with the protein MSEQEPVTGFGVAVVREDGKWRCDPMDGSALRELDAAITELRKTRSTGAVFGLLAIDDEFFLLLRPSPGGVSLLLSDSAAALDYDIAADALDLLRVDPPEDEDEVWPEGSLDILADLGLPAPEMQVIIDEIDLYPDEQLQMIAQRLGFADEFTKHLDTILQ; encoded by the coding sequence ATGTCGGAGCAGGAGCCGGTAACGGGCTTCGGAGTTGCGGTCGTCCGTGAGGACGGCAAATGGCGATGCGACCCAATGGACGGCTCCGCGCTGCGGGAGCTGGACGCGGCCATCACCGAGTTGCGCAAGACCAGGTCGACGGGTGCGGTCTTCGGACTGCTCGCGATCGACGACGAGTTCTTCCTGCTGCTCAGGCCTAGTCCGGGCGGGGTCTCCCTGCTGCTGTCCGACTCCGCCGCCGCACTGGACTACGACATCGCCGCCGACGCGCTGGACCTGCTGCGCGTCGACCCGCCGGAGGACGAGGACGAGGTGTGGCCGGAGGGCTCGCTCGACATCCTCGCCGATCTTGGGCTGCCCGCCCCGGAGATGCAGGTGATCATCGACGAGATCGACCTGTACCCCGACGAGCAGCTGCAGATGATCGCCCAGCGCCTCGGTTTCGCCGACGAGTTCACCAAGCACCTCGACACCATCCTGCAGTGA
- a CDS encoding nucleoside deaminase, producing the protein MTSDEQLVRAAIEAARRADATADIPIGAVVTGPDGTVLAAACNAREALGDPTAHAEILALRAAATRLGDGWRLTGCTLAVTVEPCTMCAGALVLARVARVVFGAWEPKTGAVGSLWDVVRDRRLTHRPEVVGGVLEAECAALLDEFFADRR; encoded by the coding sequence GTGACCTCGGACGAACAGCTGGTGCGCGCCGCGATCGAGGCGGCACGCCGCGCCGACGCGACCGCCGACATCCCGATCGGCGCGGTCGTGACCGGCCCGGACGGCACTGTGCTCGCCGCGGCCTGCAATGCCCGCGAAGCCCTCGGCGACCCCACCGCCCACGCCGAGATCCTCGCCCTGCGCGCCGCCGCCACCCGTCTGGGCGACGGCTGGCGGCTCACCGGCTGCACCCTCGCGGTGACCGTCGAGCCCTGCACGATGTGCGCGGGCGCCTTGGTCCTGGCCCGCGTCGCCCGCGTCGTGTTCGGCGCGTGGGAACCCAAGACCGGAGCTGTCGGCTCCCTGTGGGATGTCGTGCGCGACCGCAGGCTGACCCACCGCCCCGAGGTCGTCGGCGGTGTCCTCGAAGCCGAGTGCGCCGCTCTGCTCGACGAGTTTTTCGCTGACCGTCGATAG
- a CDS encoding CsbD family protein translates to MSIFDKAKDKAEQLIGDAKEKIGELTGNEDLANSGRADQVEGEVKEAAHDVRDKAEDALGQAKDKLS, encoded by the coding sequence ATGAGCATTTTCGACAAGGCCAAGGACAAGGCCGAACAGCTGATCGGCGATGCCAAGGAGAAGATCGGCGAGCTGACCGGGAACGAGGATCTGGCCAACTCCGGCCGGGCCGACCAGGTCGAGGGCGAGGTCAAGGAAGCCGCCCACGACGTCCGCGACAAGGCCGAGGACGCACTGGGGCAGGCCAAGGACAAACTGAGCTAG
- a CDS encoding lamin tail domain-containing protein — MRTTARPRAALFSAAVLSVGFVAATASTAAAVPSADALIAEVYGGGGNSGATLTNDFVELANASSASVDLSGWSVQYLPASASPTSPWQVTPLTGALGANSRYLVAEAAGAGGTVALPTPDATGAIPMSATGGTIALVTTTTPLTCKTAADCAADTRVRDLVGYGAAVVRETTATPATSNTTSAARPALTDTDNNSVDFAIGAPTPTNSLGETPGGGGPAPTPAKISEIQGTTHLSTLDGTKVSTTGVVTAIRAFGSARGFWFQDPQPDANPATSEGLFVFTGSTTPTVGVGDAVTVVGTVDEFYPDAAPASSVMLATTELTSATWTVGSSGNPLPAAEALTPTTVPDTYAPSPGGSIEGLTLDPAATALDFFESREGMRVQVSDARVVGPTTAFNELFLTTKPDQNRSARGATVLTGYEQQNSGRVQVLSLIPFAQRPFPVADVGDTLAGVTAGPVDFSRFGGYVIQATELGNLVSGGIQPEITRAERGGELSVATYNVENLSPVDSQAKFDRLAQAVITNLSTPDILSLEEIQDNSGPVNNGVVAADQTLQKFSDAIVALGGPRYDWRQIDPVNGADGGQPGGNIRVAFLFNPARVSFVDRPGGDSVTPVQVGRGRFPFQARLSASPARIAPADEAWLNSRKPLVGEFSFRGHPVYVVTNHFNSKGGDQPLFGRFQPPNRTSEVQRLKQAALVNDFARQIVRIDPFANLVVLGDINDFQFSPVMAKLTEDGVLRALINGLPVTERYSYVFQGNAQALDHTTVSPFVLRPDYDIVHINAEFSDQASDHDPQVTRFVPTSIPWPNR; from the coding sequence GTGAGAACAACCGCGCGCCCCCGGGCAGCGCTGTTCAGCGCCGCCGTCCTGTCAGTCGGCTTCGTCGCCGCCACCGCGTCGACCGCCGCGGCCGTGCCGAGCGCCGACGCGCTCATCGCCGAGGTGTACGGCGGTGGGGGCAATTCCGGTGCGACCCTGACCAATGACTTCGTCGAGCTCGCCAACGCGAGCTCGGCCTCGGTCGACCTGTCCGGCTGGAGCGTGCAGTACCTGCCCGCGTCGGCGAGCCCGACCAGTCCGTGGCAGGTCACCCCGCTCACCGGCGCGCTCGGCGCCAACAGCCGCTACCTGGTCGCCGAGGCGGCCGGTGCGGGCGGGACCGTCGCGCTGCCCACGCCCGACGCCACCGGCGCCATCCCGATGTCGGCCACCGGCGGCACGATCGCGCTGGTCACCACGACCACGCCGCTGACCTGCAAGACCGCCGCCGACTGCGCCGCCGACACCCGCGTCCGCGACCTGGTCGGCTATGGCGCCGCCGTGGTCCGTGAGACCACGGCGACCCCCGCGACGTCGAACACCACGTCGGCCGCCCGCCCCGCGCTGACCGACACCGACAACAACTCGGTCGACTTCGCGATCGGCGCGCCGACGCCGACAAACTCCCTCGGCGAGACCCCGGGCGGCGGCGGTCCCGCGCCGACCCCGGCCAAGATCAGTGAGATCCAGGGCACGACGCACTTGTCCACCTTGGACGGCACGAAGGTCAGCACGACCGGCGTCGTGACCGCGATCCGCGCGTTCGGCTCGGCCCGCGGCTTCTGGTTCCAGGACCCGCAGCCCGACGCGAACCCGGCCACCAGCGAGGGCCTGTTCGTCTTCACCGGCTCCACCACGCCGACCGTGGGCGTCGGCGACGCGGTCACCGTCGTCGGTACGGTCGACGAGTTCTACCCGGACGCGGCGCCCGCGTCGTCGGTCATGCTCGCCACCACCGAGCTGACCAGCGCCACGTGGACGGTCGGCTCCAGCGGCAACCCGCTGCCCGCAGCCGAGGCGCTCACGCCGACCACCGTCCCGGACACCTACGCGCCCAGCCCCGGCGGGTCGATCGAGGGCCTGACCCTGGACCCGGCCGCCACCGCGCTCGACTTCTTCGAGTCGCGTGAGGGCATGCGCGTGCAGGTCAGCGACGCGCGCGTGGTCGGCCCGACCACGGCGTTCAATGAGCTGTTCCTGACCACCAAGCCCGACCAGAACCGCTCGGCGCGCGGCGCGACCGTCCTCACCGGATACGAGCAGCAGAACAGCGGCCGGGTCCAGGTCCTGTCGCTGATCCCGTTCGCCCAGCGCCCGTTCCCGGTGGCCGACGTCGGCGACACCCTCGCGGGTGTCACCGCGGGTCCGGTCGACTTCAGCCGCTTCGGCGGCTACGTCATCCAGGCCACTGAACTGGGCAACCTGGTCTCCGGCGGCATCCAGCCCGAGATCACCCGCGCGGAGCGGGGCGGCGAGCTGTCGGTGGCGACCTACAACGTCGAGAACCTGTCGCCGGTGGACTCGCAGGCCAAGTTCGACCGGCTCGCGCAGGCGGTCATCACCAACTTGTCGACGCCGGACATCCTGTCGCTGGAGGAGATTCAGGACAACTCAGGTCCGGTGAACAACGGCGTCGTCGCCGCGGACCAGACGCTGCAGAAGTTCTCCGACGCCATCGTCGCGCTCGGCGGACCGCGCTACGACTGGCGCCAGATCGACCCGGTCAACGGTGCCGACGGTGGCCAGCCGGGCGGCAACATCCGGGTCGCGTTCCTGTTCAACCCGGCTCGGGTGTCCTTTGTGGACCGCCCGGGTGGCGACTCGGTGACCCCGGTGCAGGTCGGCCGCGGCCGGTTCCCGTTCCAGGCCAGGCTGTCCGCGTCACCCGCGCGGATCGCCCCGGCCGACGAGGCGTGGCTCAACAGCCGTAAGCCGCTGGTCGGCGAGTTCTCCTTCCGCGGTCACCCCGTGTATGTGGTGACCAACCACTTCAACTCCAAGGGTGGCGACCAGCCGCTGTTCGGCCGCTTCCAGCCGCCGAACCGCACCTCCGAGGTGCAGCGGCTCAAGCAGGCCGCGCTGGTGAACGACTTCGCCCGCCAGATCGTGCGGATCGACCCGTTCGCCAACCTGGTGGTCCTTGGCGACATCAACGACTTCCAGTTCTCGCCGGTGATGGCCAAGCTGACCGAGGACGGGGTGCTGCGCGCGCTGATCAACGGGCTGCCCGTGACCGAGCGGTACAGCTATGTCTTCCAGGGCAACGCGCAGGCGCTCGACCACACCACGGTCAGCCCGTTCGTGCTGCGCCCGGACTACGACATCGTGCACATCAACGCCGAGTTCTCCGACCAGGCGAGCGACCACGATCCGCAGGTCACCCGCTTCGTCCCGACCAGCATCCCCTGGCCGAACCGGTAG
- a CDS encoding aminopeptidase P family protein, with product MSDRPARRDPSKLVEAEGFRDYIRDDWGPADRRVRAVPGAAKAAAAHRARLSAAFPGKRVALGAGRAPVRSNDTDYAFRADSDFAWLTGCYAEGAVLVMHPSGDGHDAVLHLREPAGPTEADFFANARDGELWIGAAPGLAEWSDALGIICRPLEELPRALRGNLPQVLAARGVEPMLDALVGAHSGELRTVLSELRRIKDEWEIGQLRAAVDATVIGFADVARELPEAVRGGGERWLQGTFDRRARTLGNGVGYTSIVAAGEHAPVLHWTRCDGPVAEDGVLLLDAGVEIDTLYTADVTRTFPVSGEFSPAQAQVYDLVHAAHLAAMAEVRPGREYHAFHQVAMRVLAEGLHDWGLLPGSVDKSLDPAGQHHRRYIACGVGHFLGLDVHDCANSSAGAYNEGVLEVGMALTVEPGLYFHPNDLTVPPELRGIGVRIEDDLVVTSDGADVISAALPITRDGISEWVRAHRG from the coding sequence ATGAGCGACCGCCCGGCTCGACGAGACCCGTCGAAGTTGGTGGAAGCCGAAGGTTTCCGTGACTACATCCGCGACGACTGGGGCCCGGCCGACCGCCGCGTCCGGGCCGTCCCCGGCGCCGCCAAGGCCGCCGCCGCGCACCGGGCCCGTCTGTCGGCCGCCTTCCCCGGCAAGCGCGTCGCGCTCGGCGCGGGCCGCGCGCCCGTGCGGTCCAACGACACCGACTACGCCTTCCGCGCCGACAGCGACTTCGCCTGGCTCACCGGCTGCTACGCCGAGGGCGCCGTGCTGGTCATGCACCCCTCCGGCGACGGCCACGACGCCGTGCTGCACCTGCGTGAGCCAGCGGGCCCGACCGAGGCCGATTTCTTCGCCAACGCCCGCGACGGCGAGCTGTGGATCGGTGCCGCGCCCGGCCTGGCCGAGTGGTCCGACGCGCTGGGCATCATCTGCCGCCCGCTGGAGGAGCTGCCAAGAGCGCTGCGCGGCAACCTGCCGCAGGTCCTGGCCGCGCGCGGGGTCGAACCGATGCTCGACGCGCTGGTCGGGGCCCACAGCGGCGAGCTGCGCACGGTCTTGTCCGAGTTGCGGCGGATCAAGGACGAGTGGGAGATCGGCCAGCTGCGCGCCGCGGTCGACGCGACGGTCATCGGCTTCGCCGACGTGGCCCGGGAACTGCCGGAGGCGGTGCGCGGCGGCGGCGAGCGCTGGCTGCAGGGCACCTTCGACCGTCGGGCCCGCACCCTGGGCAACGGCGTCGGCTACACCTCGATCGTGGCCGCGGGCGAGCACGCCCCGGTGCTGCACTGGACCCGCTGCGACGGCCCGGTCGCCGAGGACGGCGTGCTGCTACTCGACGCCGGGGTCGAGATCGACACGCTGTACACCGCCGACGTCACCCGCACCTTCCCGGTGTCCGGCGAGTTCAGCCCCGCTCAGGCCCAGGTGTACGACCTGGTCCACGCGGCGCACCTGGCCGCGATGGCCGAGGTCCGGCCGGGCCGGGAGTACCATGCGTTCCACCAGGTGGCCATGCGGGTGCTCGCCGAGGGCCTGCACGACTGGGGCCTGCTGCCGGGCTCGGTCGACAAGTCGCTCGACCCGGCGGGCCAGCACCACCGCCGCTACATCGCCTGCGGCGTCGGCCACTTCCTCGGCCTCGACGTGCACGACTGCGCCAACTCCAGCGCGGGCGCGTACAACGAGGGCGTGCTGGAGGTCGGCATGGCGCTGACCGTCGAGCCCGGACTGTACTTCCACCCCAACGACCTGACGGTGCCCCCGGAGCTGCGCGGCATCGGCGTGCGCATCGAGGACGACCTGGTGGTCACTTCGGACGGTGCCGACGTGATCTCCGCCGCATTGCCGATCACCCGCGACGGCATCTCCGAGTGGGTGCGCGCCCATCGGGGGTAG
- a CDS encoding DUF2786 domain-containing protein — MRTPDRETALLAARLTAAALADAATRSAHVRDIGVHDRAPAAAAAALSHTIESLWRRGWAPTDVVGATPRPLSGLATDAIAAQCAGYGRVHPRWRDQLAEIDATVWWTGAHLPAWATRKRLPMADALARVIDLLAVLLALPPLPELVPPPDAVVAMEPTGRVDERVLAKVRGLLAKAESTPFPEEAEALSAKAQELMTRYAFEQAAVDEVPQEAGAARLWIEAPYQGPKAQLVDAVAGANRCRAVFYPKLGCVVLVGHSTDIELATLLSRSLHVQATHALAGSGSKAYRHAFLVAYAQRIRERLTVVNQVSVDTRLVPVFTRREAAVRTRFEAMFPGVRTRHSSVSNAAGWSAGRAAADRADLVPQRVRVAAG, encoded by the coding sequence ATGCGAACACCTGATCGAGAGACCGCACTCCTGGCGGCCCGCCTGACCGCGGCCGCCCTGGCCGACGCGGCGACTCGCTCAGCACACGTTCGCGACATCGGTGTGCACGACCGGGCTCCCGCCGCCGCGGCCGCCGCCCTGTCCCACACCATCGAGTCCCTCTGGCGGCGCGGCTGGGCCCCCACCGACGTCGTCGGCGCCACCCCTCGCCCCCTGTCCGGCCTGGCCACCGACGCGATCGCGGCCCAGTGCGCGGGATACGGCCGGGTCCATCCCCGCTGGCGTGACCAGTTGGCGGAGATCGACGCCACCGTCTGGTGGACTGGCGCCCACTTACCCGCCTGGGCCACTCGCAAACGCTTGCCCATGGCCGACGCGCTCGCCCGGGTGATCGACCTGCTCGCGGTCCTGCTCGCGTTGCCGCCGCTCCCGGAGTTGGTGCCACCTCCGGACGCGGTGGTCGCGATGGAACCCACGGGCCGCGTCGATGAAAGGGTGTTGGCGAAGGTCCGGGGTCTGCTGGCGAAGGCGGAGTCGACGCCGTTTCCCGAGGAAGCTGAGGCGCTCTCGGCCAAGGCTCAGGAACTGATGACCAGGTACGCCTTCGAGCAGGCCGCTGTTGATGAGGTTCCGCAGGAGGCGGGCGCCGCTCGCCTGTGGATCGAGGCGCCTTACCAAGGTCCCAAGGCACAGTTGGTCGACGCGGTGGCCGGGGCGAACCGATGTCGGGCGGTGTTCTATCCGAAGCTCGGGTGCGTTGTCCTTGTGGGGCACTCGACCGACATCGAGCTCGCCACACTGCTTTCGCGGTCACTACATGTCCAGGCCACTCACGCGCTGGCGGGTTCCGGATCCAAGGCGTACCGACACGCGTTCCTGGTCGCATACGCCCAACGGATTCGCGAGCGTCTGACCGTGGTCAACCAGGTCTCGGTCGACACCCGTCTGGTCCCGGTCTTCACTCGGCGGGAGGCGGCGGTGCGCACCCGATTCGAAGCCATGTTCCCTGGTGTCCGAACTCGGCACTCTTCGGTGAGCAACGCGGCGGGGTGGAGCGCGGGCCGTGCAGCGGCCGACCGGGCAGACCTGGTTCCGCAACGGGTTCGGGTGGCGGCGGGCTAG